A DNA window from Salvelinus namaycush isolate Seneca chromosome 30, SaNama_1.0, whole genome shotgun sequence contains the following coding sequences:
- the LOC120025333 gene encoding GTPase IMAP family member 9-like codes for MYRLVLIGESGSGKSASGNTILNRQEFEASPSASSVTRTCQSGNSQLGENGVLVVDTPGFFGNDLTESQSRAEIFKCVRLCAQGPHAFILTIQIGRYAEQERRVVDQMVSVFGEITLKNYSVVLFTRGDDLEDMTLQEYLRTAPQELNDLLSRCGGRYHVFNNRDRNNRKQVTELLETVKMMVNTNQGGYYVFPDHLIMEKIVAGLAAGAVVGACAGVCPPVAVGLW; via the coding sequence ATGTACCGACTGGTCCTGATTGGAGAGTCAGGGTCTGGGAAGAGTGCCTCCGGTAATACCATTCTTAATAGGCAGGAGTTCGAAGCTAGTCCAAGCGCCAGCTCTGTaaccaggacctgccagagtggAAACAGCCAGCTAGGGGAAAATGGTGTTTTGGTTGTGGACACTCCAGGTTTCTTTGGCAACGACCTTACTGAGTCCCAGAGTCGCGCTGAGATTTTTAAATGTGTGAGGCTGTGTGCCCAAGGGCCTCATGCTTTCATTCTAACCATTCAAATCGGCCGCTATGCTGAACAAGAAAGAAGGGTTGTGGACCAGATGGTGAGTGTTTTCGGGGAGATTACTTTGAAAAACTACAGTGTGGTTCTGTTCACCCGCGGTGATGACCTGGAGGACATGACTTTACAGGAGTATCTAAGGACAGCCCCACAAGAGCTCAATGATCTGCTGAGTAGATGTGGCGGCAGATACCACGTCTTCAACAACAGAGACCGCAACAACAGGAAGCAGGTGACAGAGCTGCTGGAAACGGTGAAGATGATGGTGAACACGAACCAGGGAGGGTACTACGTCTTTCCAGATCACCTGATAATGGAGAAGATTGTGGCGGGATTAGCAGCAGGGGCGGTTGTGGGGGCGTGTGCAGGGGTGTGTCCACCTGTAGCAGTTGGGTTGTGGTAG
- the LOC120024741 gene encoding GTPase IMAP family member 9-like, which translates to MERNMQQRSNPSSEPFISNGRSQLRLVLLGKIAIGKSASGNTILGRPEHFKSGQSASSVTRTCQSGNSQLGENVVLVVDTPGFFGNNLTESQSRAEIFKCVRLCAPGPHAFILTVQIGLYAKQERRVVDQMVSVFGEIALRDYSVVLFTHGDDLEDMTLQEYLRTAPQELNDLLSRCGNRYHVFNNRDRNNRKQVTELLETVKRMVNTNQGGYYVFPDHLIIGKIVAGIAAGAVVGACAGACPPVGAGLVLGKAVTVTVGRTCAAVGGILGGGLGARAGKDAASVKDAVVKAVSGAPIWACAAGLVLGSVVWSCVAVGGIRAGGWEF; encoded by the exons ATGGAGAGAAACATGCAACAACGTTCAAACCCGTCCAGTGAGCCATTCATCTCTA ATGGGAGAAGCCAGCTCAGACTGGTCCTGCTTGGAAAGATTGCCATTGGAAAGAGTGCTTCTGGTAATACTATTCTTGGTCGTCCGGAGCACTTCAAATCAGGACAAAGCGCCAGCTCTGTaaccaggacctgccagagtggAAACAGCCAGCTAGGGGAAAATGTTGTTTTGGTTGTGGACACTCCAGGTTTCTTTGGCAACAACCTTACTGAGTCCCAGAGTCGCGCTGAGATTTTTAAATGTGTGAGGCTGTGTGCCCCTGGCCCTCATGCTTTCATTCTAACCGTTCAAATCGGCCTCTATGCTAAACAAGAAAGAAGGGTTGTGGACCAGATGGTGAGTGTTTTCGGGGAGATTGCTTTGCGAGACTATAGTGTGGTTCTGTTCACCCACGGTGATGACCTGGAGGACATGACTTTACAGGAGTATCTAAGGACAGCCCCACAAGAGCTCAATGATCTGCTGAGTAGATGTGGCAACAGATACCACGTCTTCAACAACAGAGACCGCAACAACAGGAAGCAGGTGACAGAGCTGCTGGAAACGGTGAAGAGGATGGTGAACACGAACCAGGGAGGGTACTACGTCTTTCCAGATCACCTGATAATTGGGAAGATTGTGGCGGGAATAGCAGCTGGGGCGGTCGTGGGGGCGTGTGCAGGGGCGTGTCCACCTGTAGGAGCTGGGTTAGTTTTGGGTAAAGCAGTGACGGTGACAGTGGGTCGCACCTGTGCAGCAGTAGGGGGGATATTGGGAGGGGGATTGGGTGCTAGGGCAGGGAAAGATGCTGCCAGTGTAAAAGATGCAGTTGTGAAAGCGGTGTCAGGAGCTCCAATATGGGCATGTGCAGCAGGATTAGTTttgggtagtgtagtgtggtccTGTGTAGCAGTAGGGGGGATAAGGGCGGGTGGGTGGGAATTTTAA